A genomic stretch from Desulfotignum balticum DSM 7044 includes:
- a CDS encoding AbrB/MazE/SpoVT family DNA-binding domain-containing protein, protein MMSISTIMKISHQGQIRIPKKIMLSLGIEKGDYLEVAIHENQIILKPRKLIDPSQGWYWTKEWQKMESQADEDIEKDQLSGKFDSAKEGLKWLKK, encoded by the coding sequence ATGATGTCAATATCAACCATAATGAAAATAAGCCACCAAGGGCAGATCCGCATACCAAAAAAGATCATGCTCAGTCTCGGGATAGAAAAGGGTGATTATCTTGAAGTGGCTATTCATGAAAATCAGATCATCTTAAAGCCCAGAAAACTGATCGATCCTTCCCAGGGATGGTATTGGACAAAAGAATGGCAGAAAATGGAATCCCAGGCAGATGAAGACATTGAAAAAGATCAGTTATCCGGAAAATTCGACTCTGCAAAAGAAGGGTTGAAATGGTTGAAAAAATAA
- a CDS encoding FmdE family protein: MACKIDETKIQETIAFHGHSCPGLAIGIRAAELALSRLDFRPGANMVCVTETDMCGVDGIQFLTGCTFGKGNLIHKDYGKAGFTFFDRDKSEGFRALFQDDAIQAFEPANGDSERDARTRAIMEADLADLFSVSSVAVPPVRPARILESIICKECGEKVMESRIRRFGGQDLCIPCFSRHEQKI; encoded by the coding sequence ATGGCCTGCAAGATCGATGAAACAAAAATACAAGAAACCATTGCATTTCACGGGCATTCCTGCCCCGGCCTGGCCATCGGGATCCGGGCGGCGGAGCTGGCGTTGAGCCGCCTGGATTTTAGGCCGGGCGCCAACATGGTGTGCGTGACGGAAACCGATATGTGCGGGGTGGACGGCATCCAGTTTCTGACCGGGTGTACCTTCGGCAAGGGCAATTTGATTCATAAGGATTACGGCAAGGCCGGGTTCACTTTTTTTGACCGGGACAAATCGGAAGGGTTCCGGGCCTTGTTTCAGGATGACGCGATCCAGGCGTTTGAACCGGCCAACGGGGATTCGGAACGAGATGCCCGGACCCGGGCCATCATGGAGGCGGATCTGGCGGATCTGTTTTCCGTGTCTTCCGTGGCAGTCCCCCCCGTACGTCCGGCCCGGATTCTCGAGAGTATCATCTGCAAGGAATGCGGGGAAAAAGTGATGGAATCCCGGATCCGGCGGTTTGGCGGCCAAGACCTGTGTATCCCCTGTTTTTCCCGGCATGAGCAGAAAATCTAA
- a CDS encoding type II toxin-antitoxin system RelE/ParE family toxin, protein MVEKINSFQFSRRFKKEYQKLPKKIQKTFDEKLSLFLENPSHPSLRVKQIQGTKNRWEGSITMKYRFTFQFVEDGLIFRTIGTHDILNRI, encoded by the coding sequence ATGGTTGAAAAAATAAACTCTTTTCAATTCAGCAGACGATTCAAAAAAGAGTATCAAAAATTGCCAAAAAAAATTCAAAAGACCTTTGATGAAAAACTCTCTCTTTTTTTGGAAAACCCATCACACCCATCGCTCAGGGTCAAGCAGATACAGGGAACAAAAAATCGTTGGGAGGGTTCAATCACCATGAAATATCGATTTACGTTTCAATTTGTTGAAGACGGACTGATTTTCAGAACCATCGGAACTCACGATATATTAAACCGAATATAA
- a CDS encoding amino acid ABC transporter permease, translating to MKHKKNILAASVFTAVLILAVVIGYKNLSYNWQWYRVAPYFFSFENGRFVAGVLLQGVWITFKISAISLVLALVTGMVSAFARLSPYVSLRVLAWCYVETIRNTPLLIQIFVIYFVISPVLDLSAFTSAVIALSLFEGAYSSEIIRSGIINIPKGQFEAAQSIGLPVFATYYKVVVPQMLRQTLPMLAGQSVSLIKDSALVSTISIYDLTMQGQKIVSETFLTFEIWFAVALCYLSITATLSFIIRRIETRMRFVN from the coding sequence ATGAAGCACAAAAAAAATATACTTGCGGCATCCGTTTTCACTGCCGTGCTGATTCTGGCGGTGGTGATCGGGTACAAGAATCTGTCGTATAACTGGCAGTGGTATCGTGTGGCCCCGTATTTTTTTTCCTTTGAAAACGGGCGGTTTGTGGCAGGGGTTCTGCTCCAGGGCGTGTGGATCACCTTCAAAATTTCCGCGATTTCTCTGGTGCTTGCACTGGTCACCGGTATGGTGTCCGCGTTTGCCAGATTGTCGCCTTATGTGTCTTTGCGGGTGCTGGCCTGGTGTTATGTGGAAACCATCCGCAACACCCCGCTTTTAATCCAGATTTTTGTCATTTATTTTGTCATCTCACCGGTGCTGGATCTGTCTGCCTTTACGTCCGCAGTGATTGCCTTAAGCCTGTTTGAAGGGGCGTATTCTTCGGAAATCATCCGGTCAGGTATCATCAATATCCCCAAAGGTCAGTTTGAGGCGGCCCAGAGCATCGGCCTGCCGGTTTTTGCCACCTACTATAAGGTGGTTGTTCCCCAGATGCTGCGCCAGACCCTGCCCATGCTGGCCGGCCAGAGTGTGTCTCTGATCAAGGATTCCGCGCTGGTGAGCACCATTTCCATTTATGATCTGACCATGCAGGGGCAAAAAATCGTATCTGAAACGTTTTTGACTTTTGAAATCTGGTTTGCCGTGGCATTATGTTATCTATCCATTACAGCGACATTGTCTTTTATCATCCGGCGAATCGAAACCCGGATGAGATTTGTGAATTAA
- a CDS encoding transporter substrate-binding domain-containing protein, translated as MFDMKKVLMAVGLILLMPLALCLAGETGDRLSKESVIEKIQKDKVIRVGMSTFVPWAMKDKQGKLVGFEIDVARQLAKDMGVDVEFVPTAWSGIIPALMTGKFDVIIGGMGITAQRNLKVNFTTPYDYSGMSMVAHRKKAQGFSSLADFNKKDVNVAVRMGTTAEQAARKFLPKASLRLFENESQALQELNLGRVHAVVSSAPMPVFHALKYPDKLFVPLEENFTKEPIGFAIRKGDPDAVNFFNNWIINQHASGFLKEKKAFWFESRDWEDLVK; from the coding sequence ATGTTTGATATGAAAAAAGTGCTGATGGCAGTGGGATTGATCCTGCTTATGCCCCTTGCCCTGTGCCTGGCCGGAGAGACCGGGGACCGGCTTTCCAAAGAGAGTGTGATTGAAAAGATCCAGAAAGACAAGGTGATCCGGGTGGGGATGTCCACATTCGTGCCCTGGGCCATGAAAGACAAACAAGGCAAACTGGTCGGATTTGAGATCGATGTGGCCCGGCAGCTGGCCAAAGACATGGGGGTGGATGTGGAGTTTGTGCCCACGGCCTGGTCCGGGATCATCCCGGCCCTGATGACCGGCAAGTTCGATGTGATTATCGGGGGCATGGGCATCACGGCTCAGCGGAACCTGAAAGTCAATTTTACCACGCCCTACGATTATTCAGGCATGTCCATGGTGGCCCACCGGAAAAAGGCCCAGGGCTTTTCCTCCCTGGCCGATTTTAACAAAAAGGATGTGAACGTTGCCGTGCGCATGGGAACCACGGCGGAACAGGCGGCCAGAAAGTTTCTGCCCAAAGCCAGCCTGCGGTTGTTTGAAAATGAAAGCCAGGCCCTGCAGGAACTGAACCTGGGTCGGGTCCATGCCGTGGTTTCTTCAGCCCCCATGCCCGTGTTCCATGCCTTGAAATATCCGGACAAGCTGTTTGTTCCTCTGGAAGAGAATTTTACCAAAGAGCCCATCGGATTTGCCATCCGCAAAGGAGACCCGGATGCCGTCAATTTTTTCAACAACTGGATCATCAATCAGCATGCCAGCGGGTTTTTAAAGGAGAAAAAAGCCTTTTGGTTTGAATCCAGAGACTGGGAAGATCTTGTTAAATAA
- a CDS encoding DUF2889 domain-containing protein — protein sequence MLADLIKDLSRIHTRDIRMSTFPHDNSQVIVTGELMDTRYIKIFDITGKVLEPGTIHHIRLFCRIAPDPLRIVEAFADMPVIPMEPCRTTLDRVPLLTGLEIKPGFTRKVSEIMGGTRGCTHLATLTKAMAQEIVHGWLTEKRRNPAPLPDNLEDIKEKGFLVDSCRMWKKDGPKIQALARAIRNAGCNSPKKL from the coding sequence ATGCTGGCTGACCTGATAAAAGACCTCTCCCGGATCCATACCCGGGATATCCGGATGTCCACCTTTCCCCATGACAACAGCCAGGTCATTGTCACAGGAGAACTCATGGATACCCGGTATATCAAAATATTCGACATCACGGGCAAAGTCCTGGAACCCGGCACCATCCACCATATCCGCCTGTTCTGCCGGATCGCCCCGGATCCCCTGCGCATTGTGGAGGCGTTTGCGGACATGCCCGTCATTCCCATGGAACCATGCCGCACCACCCTGGACCGGGTCCCGCTTTTAACGGGGCTGGAGATCAAACCCGGGTTCACCCGCAAGGTCAGTGAAATCATGGGCGGTACCAGAGGCTGCACCCATCTGGCCACTTTGACCAAAGCCATGGCCCAGGAGATCGTCCATGGCTGGCTGACCGAGAAACGCCGGAACCCCGCCCCGCTGCCGGACAATCTCGAAGATATCAAGGAAAAAGGATTTCTGGTGGACTCCTGCCGCATGTGGAAAAAAGATGGCCCCAAGATCCAGGCTTTGGCCCGGGCCATTCGAAATGCCGGGTGTAACAGCCCCAAAAAACTGTAA
- a CDS encoding amino acid ABC transporter permease — translation MLNKSVKPLTLVDLAVVLAVTAGVFFFFVRMVQVLDYHWDWQAIPGYFLFKDPETGRFHANMLLQGFGTTLKLSIWSMGIAFVLGTLSGIMGARGGFIGQMISRFYVETVRNIPSLVLVILFYYFVSSQFLDAMGLDQWVRNQSAPVTRAISLLLAESGQINAFVSAAAALAIYEGAYISEIVRGGINGVSGGQWEAAWSLGLSPFNTFRLVILPQAFRRAAFPLAGQFISTIKDSAIVSVISVQELTFQGMELMAATFLTFEIWITITLLYFILTFSLSRTISFFEKRMAIRQ, via the coding sequence TTGTTAAATAAATCTGTAAAACCATTGACCCTGGTGGATCTGGCTGTGGTACTGGCCGTGACTGCCGGGGTTTTCTTTTTTTTTGTGCGCATGGTCCAGGTGCTGGACTACCACTGGGACTGGCAGGCCATTCCCGGATATTTTCTGTTCAAAGACCCCGAGACCGGCCGGTTTCATGCCAACATGCTGCTCCAGGGGTTCGGCACCACCCTCAAACTGAGCATCTGGTCCATGGGAATCGCCTTTGTTCTGGGCACTTTGTCCGGCATCATGGGTGCCCGGGGCGGGTTTATCGGGCAGATGATCAGCCGGTTCTATGTGGAGACGGTGAGAAACATTCCGTCTCTGGTTCTGGTGATCCTGTTCTACTATTTTGTTTCCTCCCAGTTTCTGGATGCCATGGGCCTGGATCAATGGGTCAGAAATCAGAGCGCCCCCGTGACCCGGGCCATCTCTTTGTTGCTGGCGGAATCCGGGCAGATCAATGCATTTGTGTCTGCGGCCGCCGCCCTGGCCATTTATGAAGGCGCGTATATTTCTGAAATCGTGCGGGGCGGGATCAACGGGGTGTCCGGCGGGCAGTGGGAAGCAGCCTGGTCTCTGGGGTTGTCCCCGTTCAACACCTTCCGTCTGGTGATCCTGCCCCAGGCGTTCCGGCGGGCCGCATTTCCCCTGGCCGGCCAGTTCATCTCCACCATCAAGGATTCCGCCATTGTCTCGGTCATCTCGGTCCAGGAACTCACCTTCCAGGGCATGGAACTGATGGCAGCCACGTTTCTGACCTTTGAAATCTGGATCACCATCACCCTGCTGTATTTTATCCTGACCTTTTCCTTGTCCCGGACCATCTCGTTTTTTGAAAAGCGCATGGCCATCCGGCAGTAA